The window GCGCAGGTGATGGCCTGTGCCATGCACTGGTGGCAGGCCAGCGGTGGCGCGTGGGACCCGACCGTCGGGCCGCTGGTGCAGGCCTGGGGTTTTGGCCCCGCCTCGCGCAGCAGGGCAACGTCTGGTGAGGAATGGTTGCCGCCCAGTCCGCACGTGTTGCAGGCGGCGCTGGGGCGGGTGGGGTTTGACCGTCTGCAGTTGCGCTTGGCTGAGTGCCAGATGCACCAGCCCGGTGGCGTGCAGCTGGACCTGAGTGGGATTGCCAAGGGCTTTGGCGTGGATGAGGTGGCCCGCACACTGCATGCGCTGGGCTTCAGTGCCTTTTTGGTGGAAGTGGGCGGCGAGTTGCGTGCCCACGGTCAGCGGCCCGACGGCCACCCCTGGCGCGTGCAGGTGGCGGCGGTACCCGGACACACCGGGGCACCCCTGGTGCTGCGCCTGCAGGAGATGGCGGTTGCCACCTCGGGCGACCACTGGCATGCCTTTGAGCACGGAGGCAGGCGCTATTCCCACACGCTGGATCCACGCACCGCAGAGCCTGTCGCCCATGCACTGAGCAGCGTGACAGTGCTGCACCCCGACTGCATGCAGGCCGACGCTCTGGCCACGGTGCTGACCGTGCTGGGCCCTCAGGAAGGCCTCACGTTTGCGCAGGACCACGGCATTGCGGCCCTGCTGTGCGAACGCACGGCACACGGCCCGCTGCTCCACGCCAGTGCTGCGTGGGAACAGAAGGACTGACCCCTTGATGACAGGATGGAACCCCACAGCCACGCGGTGGCTGCTTGCTGGTGCGCTGGTGGTGGGCTACGCAGCGCTGTGTTTCGCCATCTGGTGGCGCGAGCGCGCAAAGCGCCAACGGGCTGCGGCAGAAGCAGCCGCCTTGGCCGCCGCGCGGCAAGGGGTGGATGCCTTGCTGGTCGTCTATGCCAGCCAAACCGGGCAGGCCCAGGAAATAGCGCTGGAGACGGCCCGCCAGCTGCATGCGGCGGGCGAACCTGTGCGCATCTGCCCCATGCATGAACTGACGCCCGATGCCTTGCAGGCCGCCCGGCATGTGCTGTGGGTGCTGAGCACCTGCGGCGAAGGCGACCCGCCCGACCATGCCGCCCGCTTTGCCAGCGAGGTCATGGCGCGCGCGCTGGATCTTTCCCGTCTGCGCTATGGCCTGCTGTCGCTTGGGGACCGGCAGTACACCCATTTCTGCGGCTTTGGCCGCAGCGTGGACGCATGGCTGCAGCGTTGCGGTGCCACGCAGTCATTTGTGCCAGTGGAAATGGACAATGGAGACCCCCAGGCGCTGCAGCAGTGGCAGGCCAGCCTGGCCCAGGTGGCCCACGTCAGCGACCTGTCGGCCTGGCGGGCTCCGGAGTTCGAAAACTGGACCTTGAGCCACCGCCTGCATCTGAACCCCGGCAGCGCTGGCTCACCGGTGTTTCACATCGAACTGGCCCCACCTGAGGGGGCCGCTGGGCCGCTGGCGTGGGAGTCAGGTGACCTGGTTCAGGTGCGACCGCCGCAGGAGCCGGACCGTCCGCGTGAATACTCCATTGCCTCGGTGGCCAGCGACGGGCGCGTTCATCTGCTGGTGCGCCAGCTGCTGCGGCCCGATGGCACGCAGGGCGTGGCCTCCACCTGGCTCACGCACGGTGCCCCCTTGGGCTCGGCAGTGGCCTTGCGGCTGCGCCCGCACAGCAATTTCCGGCTGGAAGAGAATGCCCGCCGCCCCCTGATCCTGATCGGCAACGGCACGGGCCTGGCCGGGCTGCGTGGACACCTGCGCGCTCGCCAGGCCCTCCAGGCAGGGCCCAACTGGCTGATTTGGGGCGAGCGCAATGCCGCGTTGGACTTCCACTATCAGCACGAGCTGAAAGCCTGGCTGCAGCAGGGGCACCTGCAGCGGCTGGACGCCGTGTTCTCCCGCGACCAGCCCCACCGCGTGTATGTGCAGCATGTGTTGCGTGATGAGGCCGACACCGTGCGCGCCTGGGTTGCCCAAGGGGCCGCGCTGTACGTATGCGGTAGCCTGCAGGGCATGGCGCAAGAGGTGGACCAGATGCTGCGCCTCATCCTGGGTGCGCAGCCACTGGACGACCTGCTGCGGCAAGGGCGATATCGGCGTGACGTGTATTGAAAACAAATTCGTGAACTCCGAAGGACAGTTTTACCGAAAGCTTCAATCACCACACAAATCTGATTAGTGCACGACAAGTCAACTGGTGACTGTTCCGAAATCAAGGCTTGATGTACTCATTTAAAAAACATGGATGTGAGATTCTGAGAGTCTGTTTACTATCTTTGTTTGGCGAAAAGAATGCCGTACCAAAGCGAGATAAGCAGATAGAAGTTCGCTGAAATTGAGCCACTGCTGCGCAGGGAGTGCGCTTGCTGGAATCCACATTGCGGTGGACACTGATAGAGCTTAGGCAGGCTATTGCGGTAACCACGGCAGAGGTGACGGACCGCCAAAAACGCTGCATGCATTGCAGCGCTGTAGATAGGCTTTGAGCCAAGTGCAAGTCTTGCTGGGTGACAGCGGCTATGTGGGCAAGCCATTCGCCAGAGGCGCTCAAGACATTCTGGGTGCGCACGTCACCGTACAGATCCCTAAACGCACTGAGCCGCATAACTTCACAAGCTGATGTCCAAGCGTTGGGGGGTGTAGCGCAGCTTTGCCTGGCTGGACAAGAACAGCGGTTGTGGAAGAAACTGCGAGAGGTCGCTTAACACCAGCTTACAGTTGATCGCTTGGCGTTCTTGGCGCTGCTGCCCAAAAGATTTTGAACAGGTTCCAAGATACAAGATTTAGAGCATGCAGATACAGTGACAGCGATTTCAACGGGCTTTCGCGTGCTGACATCATCAGGACACTGGCGGCAGGCGCCAGACATTCGGCACCCCGATCGGAAATGCCGACCATCTTGCCTGTAACAAAGCCAAGGCATGGCGCTACGACATCGCTCCTGCACATAAGATCACGTCCATGGTCTTTGCCACAAAACCTGAGAGCGAACTCGCAGAAAGAAAGCTGACGCTGAACATTGCAGACTCCGTTCCTGTAGCCACATGGCACATAGCCCTGGTCTTGGCACAGGGCTATGTGCACCGGCTGGGTCACTCGGA is drawn from Acidovorax sp. DW039 and contains these coding sequences:
- a CDS encoding FAD:protein FMN transferase; its protein translation is MYHRSAPPVRVRFGAGCNLGGLCPPAPTATSPQPQGAGWSASALAAPVLRARDPTVLHTLAGETMGTTWSVRLANPAFAPLEPVQQAVQAALDRVVQQMSHWDAASDLSCFNSAAAGSWHTLAPEFAQVMACAMHWWQASGGAWDPTVGPLVQAWGFGPASRSRATSGEEWLPPSPHVLQAALGRVGFDRLQLRLAECQMHQPGGVQLDLSGIAKGFGVDEVARTLHALGFSAFLVEVGGELRAHGQRPDGHPWRVQVAAVPGHTGAPLVLRLQEMAVATSGDHWHAFEHGGRRYSHTLDPRTAEPVAHALSSVTVLHPDCMQADALATVLTVLGPQEGLTFAQDHGIAALLCERTAHGPLLHASAAWEQKD
- a CDS encoding sulfite reductase subunit alpha, which produces MTGWNPTATRWLLAGALVVGYAALCFAIWWRERAKRQRAAAEAAALAAARQGVDALLVVYASQTGQAQEIALETARQLHAAGEPVRICPMHELTPDALQAARHVLWVLSTCGEGDPPDHAARFASEVMARALDLSRLRYGLLSLGDRQYTHFCGFGRSVDAWLQRCGATQSFVPVEMDNGDPQALQQWQASLAQVAHVSDLSAWRAPEFENWTLSHRLHLNPGSAGSPVFHIELAPPEGAAGPLAWESGDLVQVRPPQEPDRPREYSIASVASDGRVHLLVRQLLRPDGTQGVASTWLTHGAPLGSAVALRLRPHSNFRLEENARRPLILIGNGTGLAGLRGHLRARQALQAGPNWLIWGERNAALDFHYQHELKAWLQQGHLQRLDAVFSRDQPHRVYVQHVLRDEADTVRAWVAQGAALYVCGSLQGMAQEVDQMLRLILGAQPLDDLLRQGRYRRDVY